The window ACACCGACGCCGACCCCGAGACGGCGTTCGACGCCGCGAGCGCGGTGGTGAGCGACGCGGCCGAGGTCGACGACCCGAACACGCAGCCGGGGGTCGTGGTCGCGCCCGACGACGGCGCGGGCGCGAGCGAGTTCGCGCGGCGGGCCGTCCGCGACCTCCTTGCCCTCGGTGACGCGATCGCGCTCGCCGACGACCTGGGCTACCGCCACGAGGGCTGGCGGGGCGGCCGCGGCCGCATCGGCGCGCTCGCCGCAGTCGGCGCGTCGACCGCCTTTTCGGACTGGACGTACGAACGCATCTCGTACCGCCAGCCCGACCGCTGGGGCACTCCCCGGGAGTTCTCTCACCAGTCCGTGTTCGCCGCGGCGGACGCGGGATACCCCGCCGTCTGGGATACCGTCGATAGGGGCGAGGGCGAAGCGGTCTGCGTGCCGCACACGCCCGGCCCCGTCCTCCACGGGATTCGCGGCGACGACCCGGACGCCGTCCGTACGGTCGCCGACGCAATCGAGTCCGAGCCCGCACACGCCGCGCGGACGTTCGTCACGAACCAGGGAACCGACGCCCACCTCCGGGACGCTCCGCTCTCGGACGTCTCGGACGGCGGCGCGTACCGCGTCGCGGGAACCGTCGCGTCCGGCCCGGAGACCCGGCGGGGCGGCCACGTCTTCCTCACGCTCGAAGCCGACGGCGACGCCCTGGCCTGCGCGGCGTTCGAGCCGACGAAGCGCTTTCGCGAGCGGGTGCGCGCGCTCCGCCCCGGCGACGGCGTGCTCGCCTGTGGCGAGGTGAGCGACGGCACGCTCAAACTCGAAAAGCTCCGCGTCGACGCGCTCGTCTCCGTGGAGCGCGTCACCCCGACGTGTCCCGAGTGCGGGAACCGAATGGAGTCCGCGGGCCGCGACCAGGGCTATCGCTGTCGGGACTGCGACACCAGCGCGCCCGGGAAGACCGAGCGACCGCTCCGCCGCGACCTCTCACCGGGCTGGTACGAGGTTCCGCCCTGTGCGCGTCGGCACGTCGCCAAGCCCCTCGTCCGCGGCGGGTTCGACGCGCCGACGCATCCCGAAGGATAGGCTGGATATTGACGAACGCCGATCTACTCCGGGACTGTTTCGACGTATATTTCTTCGGGCCGATTTCGGATGGGGTTTGTATACTTTCGATTTTAATTCCGGGACGGGATAGGTAGGTGTAAATACGGGGGGTGTGAATCTCCGGGTAGCCGATGCGCGATCTGACTGTCGCACCCACAGCGGAGGTGGCCGCATGAGCGGCGCCGACGCTCACGACGCTGCGACGTGCGCCGAGCGCGGCGAACTACCCCGCGCGAGCCAGCGGTGGCCGCGATTCGACCTCGTCTGCCGCGTGGAGTCCTACCCGGGCGGCGACGAGTGCACGGTGTCCCCCGCTGACGCCCCCGAAGAGGACGTGACGACGTGGCTCACCGCGAAAGACGACGCGTTCGTTTCGCTCGCCGACTGCCGCTAACTACGTTTTCAGTCCGCTCCCGGTGAGCGGCACCACCACGTCTTCTCCCGCAGTGATTTCGCCGCGTTCGCGGTACGCGCGGAGGCCGGCGGGCGCGACGGCGCTCGTCGGCTCGCAGTAGAAGCCTCCGTCGTGCAGGCGCTCCAGCTCCCGCTTCGTAGTGTCGGCGTCGAGCGCGATGGCGTCCCCGCCCGTCGCGTCGATGGCGTCGAGAATCTGGTCGGCGCGCGCGGGGTCGGCTATCTGGATGCCGTCCGGCACGTCGTTCTCCCCGTCGCCGTCGGCGTGCAGGCGGTTCGCGATAGGGGCGACGCCCGCCGCCTGGACGCCGTACAGTCGCGGGATCGAGTCCGTCCAGCCCGCCTCGTGGAGGCGTCGGAACCCGCGGTACGCGCCGAGGAAGAGCGTGCCGTGGCCGAGCGGGAGGACGACGGCGTCCGGCGCGCTCCTGTCGCGCTGGACGGCGAGTTCGTACGCGAACGTCTCCGTACCCGCGTAGAACGCGGGGTTCCAGGCGTGGCTCGCGTACCAGCCCTCGCCCGCCGCCACCGCCTCGACGCAGGCGTCCGTCACGTCGCTCCGGGTTCCCTCGATTCGCACGGGAGTCGCGCCCGCGGCCTCGATGGCGCGGAGCTTCGACGGTTTCGCGTCCGCCGGCACGTAGATGTCCGCGTCGATACCGGCGCGCGCGGCGTACTGCGCGACGGCCGCGCCCGCGTTCCCCGAGGAGTCCTCCAGCACGCGCTCCACGCCGAGTTCCGCCGCGCGCGACAGCAGAACGGTCGCGCCGCGATCCTTGTAACTCCCGGACGGGAAGACGAAGTCGAGCTTGAACTGGGCGTCCCACGCGGGCGCGTCAGTCAGCGGTGTGAACCCCTCGCCGAGCGACACGTCGGGGGGCGCGGGGAGGAACGACTCGAACGCCCACAGCCCCCGAGAGGCGTCCACGTCGCGAGGATCGGGGAGCGCGCGCTCCGCGAAGTCGAGCGCGTGTCCGCAGTCGCAGCGCCACGGCTCGTCGGGGCCTTCCGCGTACGTCGCGCCGCACGCGCGACACTCCAGGGTCATGCGGTGTCGACGCTCGTGCCCACGGAGCAGACGTACTCGCCGGTCGCGACCTGCGGGAGTCGCCGAGAGCGCCAGAAGACGCCGTCGCTGCGCGCCGCGACCTCGGCCTTCAGCGACCCGAACACGTCCGTCACGCGGAACAGCACGTCGCCCGCCGACACCTCGTCCCCGAGCTCGACTTCGAAGTTCACGATACCGCCCGCGGGCGCGCCGTACCGGTCGAAGCGCTTCGCGCGCGTCTGCGACTCCGGCTCCGCGTCACCCTCGACGAACCCGTAGTGTTCGAGGACGTTCCAGACGCCCCGGACGCCGTACTCGATGGACTCCTCGTCCCAGCCCACGGCGCCGCCAAGCTCGGGGTCGATGGTCGGAATGCCCTCGTCGGGCGCGGCGCGCGCGAGCTGGCCGTCCGGCCCCTTCTGGTCGAGGACGTGCCCGCAGTCGAACACCTTCGCGAGCTCGAGACACTCGTCGTGCAGTCGGTGGCGGCGCCCACACCGCACCCGCACCTCGTTCAGCATCCGACTCGTCGAGCCCTGATGGAGGTCGAGCACGAGGTCGGCGCGCTGCGCGGCCTCGAACGTCGCGTGCGCGATCCGCTCCGAGGAGGAACCGTTCGCGTCCCCGGGGTACGCGCGGTTCATCTTCGTGTCGTCGATGGGGTTGCGGTGCTCCGCGACCTGAAAGGCGTGCCAGTTCGTGATGCCGACGACGAGCACCGTCCCCGCGAGTTCCTGGGGGTCGAGCTGGGGGACGACGCGGTTCACGACGCCGACGCCGTTGAGTTCGTCGCCGTCGCTCGCCGCCTGCACGTACAGCGTCTCTCCCTCGTCGGCGCCGTTGATCACGGCGACGGGGAGTCCGATGGTGGTTCCGTCCCGCGTCTCGCCGACGTCGAGGCGGCCGAACCCGGCCTCCCCCGGCTCGGCGCTCGCGGAGCCCAGCGTGGTCATTACCTACAATCCGCCGCTGGAAGGTATTGATTGATTCGGTCCGGGGAGAACCACAGGAGAGCGCGGTAGCGCGGTCACGCGGACGCGAGCGCGTCGAGGCGTTCCGCGCCGGCGCGGGTTCCCTTCGCGAGCAGTACGTCACCCGCGCGGAGCGCCGTGTCGGGACCGGGCTGCACCACCCACTCGTCGTCGGTGTCCGGTCGCCGCACGGCGATGACGCGCATTCCCGTCTCGGTCTTCACCGCGCGCTCGCCGAGCGTCGTTCCGTCGAGCGCGCTCCCCGCGTCGACCGTCTGCCGGACGATAACCTCGTCTGACTCCTCGACTGCCTCCTGTACGACGACGTGCGTGTCCAGTCCGCGGAGGACGCCCTCGCTGATTTCGAGCGCGGCGTCGCTGATGACCTCCGTCGCGGTCGCGAGGTGCACCAGCCCCCGCAACTGGACGGGGTCGGGTACGTCCGCCGCCGCCCCCAGCGTCCACGCCTCGAAGCGCGACTTCAGCGCGTCCACCTCGGCTTCGAGTTCCACGACCTCCTCGGCTATCTCCGTCGAGTCGAACAGCACGCTCCCGTACGCGAGGTCGACGGCGAGCTCGCTCATGTTCTTCATCAACACGAGCGAATCGACGGCGCGTTCGAGGTCCGCGATGTCCGGTTCTACGGGTTCTGGCGGCTGGTACGCTCGTCCGGTCGCGGTCTCCACCACGCCGCCGATGGTCTCTCCGGGGCCGCGAAGGAGGAGTACGTCACCGGCCTCGAACGCCGTCTCCCGGTCGGGATTGAGAAGCCAGTCGCCACCCCGCCGGACGGCGATGACGCGCACGCCCGTCTCGGTTTCGAGGTTCACGTCCGCGAACGTCCGGCCCGCGTACGCGGAGTCGGGCGAGAGTTCCGCGCGCACCAGCGTCTCCACGGCCTCCGGGAGCGCCGACCGAATCGCCTCCGGCAGCCCGATGTCATCCAGCACGATTTTCGCGATGTCACCCGCGGCGTCGCTCACCTTCTCCGCCGCCCCCGTAATGCCGAGCACGGGCGCGAGCGACTCCACCTCCTCGGGGTTGCGCGCCGCCATCATCACGCTCATCCGCGCCCGCATCTGCAACACGTCCATGCGTTCTTCCAGCGCGAGCACTTCCTCGGCAACGTCGTCGCTCCCGTGGAGAACCGCCGAGTACGAGAGGTCGATGAGGAGTTCCGCGGTGTCCTTCATCTCCGCGAGGAGGTCTTTCACGCTCGCGGGCTCGTACTCGACGCGTCCGCTCATGCACTCGGATTCAGCGGCCGCGAATAAAAACCCTCGCGCGCTTCCTAATAGACAATCCTTTTGAAAGACCGCGAAGAACCCCTGGCTATGGCAGACGAACTTCACAAGGGGCTTGAAGGCGTGCTCGTCGCCGAGTCCTCGCTGAGTTACATCGACGGTGACGAGGGTAAACTCGTCTACCGTGGGTACACCATCGAGGATCTCGCCGAGAACGCGAGCTACGAGGAAGTCCTCTACCTCCTCTGGCACGGCGAACTTCCGACCCGAGCGGAACTCGACACGTTCGAGTCCGAGATGGCCGCCGAACGCGACATCGACGACGCCGTCGTCGACCTCCTCCGCGACCTCGTGGACGCGGACGAAGACCCGATGAACGCGCTCCGGACCGCCGTCAGCCAGCTTTCCGCGTACGAACCCGAGGACGACGCCGACCCCGAAGACCTCGACGCGAGCCTCCGGAAGGGCCGCCGCATCACCGCGAAAATCCCGACTATCCTCGCGGCCTACGACCGCCTCCGCCGCGGCGAAGACGTGGTCGAGCCCCGCGAGGATCTCGGGCACGCCGCGAACTTCCTCTACATGTTCACCGGCGAGGAACCCGACGACGTGGCCGCCGAGACGTTCGACATGGCGCTCACGCTCCACGCCGACCACGGCCTGAACGCCTCTACGTTCACGAGCATGGTCGTCGCCTCGACGCTCGCGGACATGTACTCCTCCGTCACCGGCGGCATCGGCGCGCTCTCCGGCAGCCTCCACGGCGGCGCGAACCAGGATGTCATGGAACTCCTCGTCGAAGTCGAGGAGTCCGGCAAGGATCCCCTCAAGTGGGTGGACGACGCTATCGCGGACGGCCTCCGCGTCCCCGGCTGGGGGCACCGCGTCTACAACGTCAAAGACCCGCGCGCCGTCATCCTCGAACGCAAATCGAAGGATCTCGGGAACGCGAGCGGCGAGAAGAAGTGGTACGACATCGCCCACGACATCGAGCAGTACCTCGTGGAGGAGAAGAACTTCGACGAGAAGGGACTCGCCCCCAACGTCGACTTCTACTCCGGCACCGTCTACTACCAGCTCGGCATCCCCCTCGACCTCTACACGCCCATCTTCGCCATGAGTCGCGTCGGCGGCTGGGTCGGCCACGTCCTCGAATACCAGGAGGACAACCGCCTCATCCGCCCGCGCGGCCGCTACATCGGCGACAAGAACAACGACTGGACGCCGATCGACGAACGGTAGGAATCGGACGACGTTCTTTTCCGATTACGCGGCGAGTCGCTGAACGATGTCGCGCAGTTCTTCTTCGAGCCCGCTGGTGTCGGTGACGGTGAGTCGTTCGTAGCGCTCGTCGGCGTCCGCGAGCTCGGCGAACGCGCTGCCTCGGCGGTCGACTTCGACGACGAGGTCGAGGCTGTCCGATTTGGGGCGGGCGGTGACTTCGACTTCGTCCACGTCGCCGGCGAAGTCGCCGCCGCGGGGGCGGAAGTCGAACTCTTGAACGAAGTGGTGGCTGAACACGCCGCGGCCGGCGGCGGTTGGTTCGGCCGCGTGGACGGAGAAGCCGAGGGCGTCGAAGGCGTCCAGCACCGCGCCGAGGCGGTCGCCGGGTTCGACGTGGAGGTGGTCGGTGTCGTCGGGGTCGAGCGCCCAGTCGATGTCGAGCCCGGTTTCCACCCAGACCTTGGTGCGGCCGAGCGTCACCGGCGTGTCGTAGGGGATGTCGATGGTCGCGTCGAACGTGCGGTCGTCGTCGGGGGTGATGGTGAACGATTCGGTGAGGCGCTGTTTCGAGACGACGCCGGTGTCGTAGCCGTCTTCGGTGTGGTAGCGGGTTTCGAGCGCGAAGTAGATGCCGTCGACGTCCTGTTCGCTGTCGCCGCCGGCGACGCGGACTTCGACGTCCACGGAGTCGCCCGCGGTGACGGTGTCGGAGGGGAAGACGGTGTCGACGGTCGCTGCGCCGAT is drawn from Salarchaeum sp. JOR-1 and contains these coding sequences:
- a CDS encoding succinylglutamate desuccinylase/aspartoacylase family protein; protein product: MTTLGSASAEPGEAGFGRLDVGETRDGTTIGLPVAVINGADEGETLYVQAASDGDELNGVGVVNRVVPQLDPQELAGTVLVVGITNWHAFQVAEHRNPIDDTKMNRAYPGDANGSSSERIAHATFEAAQRADLVLDLHQGSTSRMLNEVRVRCGRRHRLHDECLELAKVFDCGHVLDQKGPDGQLARAAPDEGIPTIDPELGGAVGWDEESIEYGVRGVWNVLEHYGFVEGDAEPESQTRAKRFDRYGAPAGGIVNFEVELGDEVSAGDVLFRVTDVFGSLKAEVAARSDGVFWRSRRLPQVATGEYVCSVGTSVDTA
- a CDS encoding potassium channel family protein produces the protein MSGRVEYEPASVKDLLAEMKDTAELLIDLSYSAVLHGSDDVAEEVLALEERMDVLQMRARMSVMMAARNPEEVESLAPVLGITGAAEKVSDAAGDIAKIVLDDIGLPEAIRSALPEAVETLVRAELSPDSAYAGRTFADVNLETETGVRVIAVRRGGDWLLNPDRETAFEAGDVLLLRGPGETIGGVVETATGRAYQPPEPVEPDIADLERAVDSLVLMKNMSELAVDLAYGSVLFDSTEIAEEVVELEAEVDALKSRFEAWTLGAAADVPDPVQLRGLVHLATATEVISDAALEISEGVLRGLDTHVVVQEAVEESDEVIVRQTVDAGSALDGTTLGERAVKTETGMRVIAVRRPDTDDEWVVQPGPDTALRAGDVLLAKGTRAGAERLDALASA
- a CDS encoding pyridoxal-phosphate dependent enzyme, which encodes MTLECRACGATYAEGPDEPWRCDCGHALDFAERALPDPRDVDASRGLWAFESFLPAPPDVSLGEGFTPLTDAPAWDAQFKLDFVFPSGSYKDRGATVLLSRAAELGVERVLEDSSGNAGAAVAQYAARAGIDADIYVPADAKPSKLRAIEAAGATPVRIEGTRSDVTDACVEAVAAGEGWYASHAWNPAFYAGTETFAYELAVQRDRSAPDAVVLPLGHGTLFLGAYRGFRRLHEAGWTDSIPRLYGVQAAGVAPIANRLHADGDGENDVPDGIQIADPARADQILDAIDATGGDAIALDADTTKRELERLHDGGFYCEPTSAVAPAGLRAYRERGEITAGEDVVVPLTGSGLKT
- a CDS encoding tRNA(Ile)(2)-agmatinylcytidine synthase encodes the protein MTIVGLDDTDSRERGMCTTYAAHEVAERLEAAGDGVERVLLVRLNPAAPHKTRGNAALAVHTDADPETAFDAASAVVSDAAEVDDPNTQPGVVVAPDDGAGASEFARRAVRDLLALGDAIALADDLGYRHEGWRGGRGRIGALAAVGASTAFSDWTYERISYRQPDRWGTPREFSHQSVFAAADAGYPAVWDTVDRGEGEAVCVPHTPGPVLHGIRGDDPDAVRTVADAIESEPAHAARTFVTNQGTDAHLRDAPLSDVSDGGAYRVAGTVASGPETRRGGHVFLTLEADGDALACAAFEPTKRFRERVRALRPGDGVLACGEVSDGTLKLEKLRVDALVSVERVTPTCPECGNRMESAGRDQGYRCRDCDTSAPGKTERPLRRDLSPGWYEVPPCARRHVAKPLVRGGFDAPTHPEG
- a CDS encoding sporulation protein, which encodes MDVLSRVGIGAATVDTVFPSDTVTAGDSVDVEVRVAGGDSEQDVDGIYFALETRYHTEDGYDTGVVSKQRLTESFTITPDDDRTFDATIDIPYDTPVTLGRTKVWVETGLDIDWALDPDDTDHLHVEPGDRLGAVLDAFDALGFSVHAAEPTAAGRGVFSHHFVQEFDFRPRGGDFAGDVDEVEVTARPKSDSLDLVVEVDRRGSAFAELADADERYERLTVTDTSGLEEELRDIVQRLAA
- the citZ gene encoding citrate synthase; protein product: MADELHKGLEGVLVAESSLSYIDGDEGKLVYRGYTIEDLAENASYEEVLYLLWHGELPTRAELDTFESEMAAERDIDDAVVDLLRDLVDADEDPMNALRTAVSQLSAYEPEDDADPEDLDASLRKGRRITAKIPTILAAYDRLRRGEDVVEPREDLGHAANFLYMFTGEEPDDVAAETFDMALTLHADHGLNASTFTSMVVASTLADMYSSVTGGIGALSGSLHGGANQDVMELLVEVEESGKDPLKWVDDAIADGLRVPGWGHRVYNVKDPRAVILERKSKDLGNASGEKKWYDIAHDIEQYLVEEKNFDEKGLAPNVDFYSGTVYYQLGIPLDLYTPIFAMSRVGGWVGHVLEYQEDNRLIRPRGRYIGDKNNDWTPIDER